The following are encoded together in the Strongyloides ratti genome assembly S_ratti_ED321, chromosome : 2 genome:
- a CDS encoding Peptidyl-prolyl cis-trans isomerase D, with the protein MSRPKVFFDVSSNGKPIGRIVFELFSDIVPKTAENFRALCTGEKGVGKMGKPLHYKGCTFHRVIPDFMLQGGDFTHGNGTGGESIYGAKFADENFQEKHTIPGLLSMANAGANTNGSQFFITTVPTPWLDGKHVVFGKVIEGMNVVKSVEALGTQSGKTKAVVKIEDCGQL; encoded by the exons atgtcaCGTCCAAAGGTCTTTTTTGATGTTTCCTCTAATGGAAAACCAATCGGAAGAATTGTTTTTGAATTATTCAGCGATATCGTCCCAAAGACAGCTGAGAACTTCAGAGCTCTTTGTACTGGAGAGAAAGGAGTAGGAAAGATGGGAAAACCTCTTCACTACAAAGGATGCACCTTCCATCGTGTTATTCCAGATTTCATGCTTCAA gGAGGTGACTTCACTCACGGAAACGGAACCGGAGGTGAATCTATCTATGGAGCAAAATTCGCTGACGAAAACTTCCAAGAGAAACACACTATTCCAGGACTTCTCTCTATGGCTAATGCTg GAGCAAATACCAATGGAAGTCAATTCTTTATCACAACT GTTCCAACTCCATGGTTAGATGGAAAACACGTTGTCTTCGGAAAAGTTATCGAAGGAATGAATGTAGTCAAGAGCGTCGAAGCTTTAGGAACTCAATCAGGAAAGACTAAGGCTGTTGTTAAAATCGAAGACTGTGGACAACTTTAA
- a CDS encoding DDB1-and CUL4-associated factor 13: MAPRIKVISRNPDDYQRESTSNIFKVTRNFNATKDTFQNAIEYTRALNAAKLDRVFAKPFVGALEGHNEAVTCITKHPNYLGYVITGARDGEFKLWHVATMKCLATIQAHEGLLTGMSIDGKEGKSIVTTGYDKQLKVWDWPNVQKYTFNQLKDTEPSLSIALDYVPQGVSHIYDSTDFVVCGEGISLWKQERDTPYHKYDLGVNSVFHVKCNPVEPTIFAGTTSDRSVFILDTRQQVPVTKFVMKLRNNAIAWNPMEAFTFTTANEDYNLYTFDIRYFNRALNVHTDHTAAVMSVDYAPTGKEFVSGSYDRTVRIFNVEHARSREVYHGKRMQQVYSVCYTMDSKYVLSGSNEMNVRVWKSNASEQIGPLSKREKNTHYYNKALLNQYKNHPEVRKIATHRHVPKSVYTATKEHRTIRQSQKKKADNRRANTRKGDDPEAYIDVRSDNIISTDLD; this comes from the exons atgGCTCCGAGAATTAAGGTTATTTCAAGAAATCCAGATGATTATCAAAGGGAATCAACgagtaacatttttaaag ttaCAAGAAATTTTAATGCAACAAAAGATACATTTCAAAATGCAATTGAATATACACGTGCTTTAAATGCTGCAAAATTAGATAGAGTTTTTGCAAAACCATTTGTTGGAGCATTAGAGGGGCATAATGAAGCTGTTACTTGTATAACTAAACATCCTAATTATCTTGGTTACGTTATTACAGGTGCTCGTGATGGTGAATTTAAACTATGGCACGTTGCAACAATGAAATGTCTAGCAACTATTCAGGCCCATGAAGGATTATTAACTGGTATGTCAATTGATGGTAAAGAGGGAAAATCAATAGTTACAACAGGATATGATAAACAACTTAAAGTATGGGATTGGCCAAATGttcaaaaatatacatttaatcAACTAAAAGATACAGAACCATCTCTTTCAATAGCTTTAGATTATGTACCACAAGGAGTTTCACATATTTATGATTCAACAGATTTTGTTGTATGTGGTGAAGGCATCTCATTATGGAAACAAGAAAGAGATACACCATATCATAAGTACGATCTTGGAGTTAATTCTGTTTTCCATGTCAAATGTAATCCAGTAGAACCAACAATATTTGCTGGAACAACAAGTGATAGATCTGTATTTATATTAGATACACGTCAACAAGTTCCAGTTACAAAATTTGTTATgaaattaagaaataatgCTATTGCATGGAATCCAATGGAAGCATTTACATTTACAACAGCTAATGaagattataatttatatacatttgaTATACGATATTTTAATAGAGCACTAAATGTTCATACGGATCATACAGCAGCAGTTATGAGTGTTGATTATGCACCAACAGGAAAAGAATTTGTAAGTGGATCGTATGATAGAACAGTtagaatatttaatgtaGAACATGCCAGATCACGAGAAGTTTATCACGGTAAACGTATGCAACAAGTTTACTCTGTTTGTTATACAATGGATTCAAAATATGTTCTTTCTGGTAGTAACGAAATGAATGTTCGTGTTTGGAAATCAAATGCTTCTGAACAAATAGGTCCATTAAgtaaaagagaaaaaaatacacattattataataaggCTCTCTTAAATCAGTATAAAAATCACCCAGAAGTTAGAAAAATTGCCACTCATCGTCACGTACCAAAAAGTGTTTATACTGCTACCAAAGAACACAGAACTATACGTCAATCACAGAAAAAGAAAGCAGACAACAGGAGAGCAAATACTCGTAAAGGTGATGATCCTGAAGCTTACATTGACGTTCGCTCTGATAACATTATTTCAACTGATTTAGACTAG